The window CTCGCGGACATATGTGTATGAGACACCTGAGGTGATGATACCGATGTCTCCGGATCCCTCGATGAAATTGAATCTGGATTTCTCGGAGAGCTCCTGTGCCTTCTTGTAGAGGTCAAGCAGCCTGACCCTGTTCTGTTTTGCATAAGCGGGGATGTTCACGAACCTGGCGACATCCCTGTCGAAGTGTCCGACGGTCTTGGGATCCGCCTTCTTTCCAAGCTCCACGACACCGCGGGCATGGTTGACCCTGGTGGTGGTCCTGAAGATCAGGGGCAGCGTGAGCTCCTCCGATACGGCGTAGGCCTCGGGGATCATGTCCTTTGCCTCCTGAGGCGTGGACGGCTCCATCATGGGGAGCAGTGCCAAAGTGGAATAGTAACGGTTGTCCTGCTCGTTCTGGGAACTGTGACACGAAGGGTCGTCGGCGGACATGATAAGCATGCCTCCCCTTACACCCGCATAGGCGAGCGTCATCATGGGATCGGCGGCGACGTTGAGTCCGACGTGCTTCATGAACACGAACGACCTGACACCCGAGGATGCGGCCGCAGCGGACACCTCCATGGCGACCTTCTCGTTCGTGGAGAACTCGAAGTACATGCCTGCATCCGCGGAGATCTTCTCCAGGATGTTTCCGACTTCAGACGACGGAGTGCCGGGATATGTGGATGCGAATCCGGTACCGGCCTCGATAAGACCTCTGGTTATGGCCTCGTTCCCTAGGAGGAGCTGCTTTCCTCCCTCAGCTAATAGATTTGGCATAGGAGCACCTTACTGCCAACGCTATCTGCTATCTGCATAATAAAAGGATGGCAATCTATATGTGGCTGGAAAAGATAATCGGGTCGGAGCGAGGGTTGCCGAGCTAGGTCAAAGACGCAGGACTTAGGATCCTGTCCTTAGTGGTTCAAGGGTTCGAATCCCTTCCCTCGCACCTCCTGTCTAACTCGGCTTTTGACATCAGGATGCGAATCCTGAGTGCGATTTCTCGAACCTGTGGATGATATCAACGACCTCTTCCCTGGTAGGTGCGCCCTGCATATAGAGGCAGTCATACCAGTATCCATCGGATTTGGCCCTGAATCTCGGATCGTTACATCCGTTGCGGATGTAGAAATTGATCCTTCTCATACGCATATCAATATTGTCCGCCTTCGGTTCCAGCGATTCGACCAACAGGAATATCTTCTTTCCCTGATGGAAGGAGCGGAACGCGTCCAATATCTTCTTACCATATCCTTTGCCACGCACTGACGGCATAGTGGCGAAATAACCCAGGTAAACCATGTCATTGTGGACATATTCATAGGTGAATCCTACAAAGACATCTCCGTCAAAGTACTCTCTTATGGTAGCACCATTGACCATTGCCCTTTCCAGATTCTTCTCCGGAATCCTCTCGAAGTGCGGGAATGCACAGTTGTAGAGGCTCCTTACTTCATCGCTTATCTTTCCGACTTTCACTGACTTTAGTTTCATACCCATATCCCAGCTTTGGTGCTGATCTCTTTGTTTACCCTTGTTGATGTACGGAGATCGATGCAATCAGCCACTATCGGTTCGCACATCGGGCGTTGGCGTTTACGGTCGATTGACCTGATGTACAGTAGAAGAATGCGGTTAATCGGCATCAGCGCGTACGATGATGCGTAACCTAGCGAATGGCATCTTGCCTTTCGCCCTCGAAAGGATTGTTTTCCGAAGTTAGGGTTCCGACCCTTAAGACAGAATAACAACGCAGACCTTACTTCAAGGTCTTGCTTACATTCCCAAGTACAATAGCACATTGATTGGAATCTATATAATGATTACTTAAAAGCAGTTTGGAAAAACTTATAAAAAGAATGTGAAAAAATGTATATTAACATTCAATTTATGATAAAGATTTATCCCCGCCTGAGAACGGCGGGGAAGTATAGTTTCAGTTCACGAGCCTGTGGAACTCGGTGAGGCTCCTGACGCCGGTCTTGCCTTCCCTGGCCACCTTGATGGCGCCGACGGTCATGGCGGCACCCTGTATGGTGGTGACGATGGGGATCTGCAGCTCGACGGCCAGTCTCCTCATGGAAGCTCCGTCCCTGATGGCACCGGACTTCTGTACGGGAGTGTTGATGATCATCTGGATCTTGCCCTCCCTCATGGCGCTCATGGCGTTGGGGGCCATGTTCTCGCTGACCTTGTACAGCGTAGCAACCGGCACACCGTGGTCGATGAGGTACTTGGCGGTACCCGTGGTGGCGTAGATGGTGAATCCCATCTCGTCGAGCTCCTTGGCCATGGGCAGGATCTTCTCCTTGTCGTTGTCGTTGACGGTGATGTAGACTCCGCCGGACTCGACAGGGTAGTTGCATCCTGCCGCGACCTGTGCCTTGTAACATGCGGCATAGAAGTTCTCGTCGATTCCCATGACCTCTCCGGTGGACTTCATCTCGGGTGTGAGGATGGTGTCGACACCGGGCAGTTTGAGGAACGGGAAGACGACCTCCTTGACAGCGTAGTGGTCCAGCTGCTTGTAGCCGGTCAGTCCGAAGTCCTTGAGCTTCTTTCCGAGCATGATCTTGGTGGCGATCTTGGCCATCTGGATGCCTGTGGCCTTCGAGATGAAGGGAACGGTCCTGGATGCCCTGGGGTTGGCCTCGATCATGTAGATCTCGTCGCCCTTGACCGCGAGCTGGAGATTCATGAGACCCTTGATATGCAGTGCGATGGCGACCCTCTTGGTGATGTCCAGGATCCTGTCGACGATGTCCTTTCCGATGACCCTCGGAGGCATGACCATGGTGGCGTCTCCGGAGTGGCATCCGGCGTACTCGACGTGCTCCAGGATTCCTCCCACATACACGTCCTCTCCGTCGGACACGCAGTCGACATCGATCTCGATGGCGTCCGTGAGGTACTTGTCGATGAGGATCGGGTGGTTCCTGGAGACCTTTACGGCGCTCTCGACGTATGTCTTCAAGTCCTCTACCGAGTAGACGATCTCCATCGCCCTTCCTCCGAGGACGTACGAGGGCCTGACGATGACCGGATATCCGATGTCGCCGGCGATCTGCTTGGCCTCCTCGAAGGAGTAACCGGTTCCGGATGCGGGCTGCTTGATCTTCAAGTCGTCCATGAGCTTGGAGAACCTGCGCCTGTCCTCTGCGACATCCATGTCGTCAGGGGTGGTTCCGAGGATCTTGGTCTTGGTACCCTTGAGTGCCTTCTCCAGGTCGACCGCAAGGTTGACCGAGGTCTGTCCTCCGTACTGGCAGATGACACCGTCGGCATCCTCCGCCTCGATTACGTTCAAGACATCGCTGAGGGCGAGGGGCTCGAAGTACAGCCTGTCCGACATGTCGAAGTCGGTGGAGACGGTCTCGGGGTTGTTGTTGACGATGACCGCATCCACTCCCTCCTCCTGAAGGGCCATGACTCCGTGGACGCAGCAGTAGTCGAACTCGATTCCCTGTCCGATCCTGATGGGTCCGCCTCCGACGATGACCACCTTCTTCTTGTCCTTGACCTGGATGGCCTCGGAGTGCTTGGCATAAGTGGAGTAGAAGTAGGGTGCCTTGGCATCGAACTCCCCTGCGCAAGTGTCGACCATCTTGTAGACGGGGATGATTCCCTGCTTCTTCCTCATGTCGCGGATGTCCATGGAGTCCTTGCCTGCGAGCTCTCCGATGGCCTCGTCGGAGAATCCCATCTCCTTGGCTTCCTTGAGCAGCTCGGGCGTGAGTCCGGCCTTGATCCTGTACTCCATCCTGATGATGTTCTGGAGCTTCCTGATGAAGAACACGTCCCAGTGGGTGAGCTCTGCGATCTTATCCGGGGTCCAGCCTCTCCTGAGGGCCTCTCCCATGACGAAGATGCGCTGGTCGGTGGCGTTCTTGAGCAGGTCCTCGATGTCCTTGTCCAGGACATCGAACCTGTCCAGTCCGTTGACCCCGATCTCGAGGGACCTCAGACCCTTCAGCAGGGCCTCCTCGAAGGTCCTTCCGATGGCCATCGTCTCTCCCGTGGATTTCATCTGGGTTCCGAGGTGCCTGTCCACCGTGCGGAACTTGTCGAAGGGCCACCTGGCGATCTTGAGAACCACGTAGTCGACCGACGGCTCGAAAGCCGACATGGTCGTACCGGTGACCTTGTTGGGGATCTCGTCCAAGGTGTATCCCAGACCGATCTTCATCGATACCCTTGCGATGGGATATCCTGTTGCCTTGGATGCCAGAGCTGATGAACGGGACACACGGGGGTTGACCTCGATGAGCCTGTAATCCCCGTTCTCGGGGTTGAATGCGAACTGGACGTTACATCCTCCCTCGATGTTGAGCTCCCTCATGACCTTGAGTGTGGCGTTCCTGAGCTTCTCGACGTGCTTCTCCGAGAGTGTCAGGATGGGGGCGCAGACGATGCTCTCCCCTGTGTGGATTCCCATGGGGTCGATGTTCTCCATGTTACAGATGATGATGCAGCTGTCGTTGGAATCCCTCATGACCTCGAACTCGATCTCCTTCCATCCGAGGACGGACTCCTCGATGAGGACCTGGTGGATACGGGAGTATGCCAGTCCGTGGGCGGTGATCTCCTTCAGCTCCTCCTCGTCGTAGGCGATTCCTCCGCCGGTTCCTCCGAGGGTGAAAGCTGGCCTTACGAGCACGGGGTACCTTCCGATCATGTTGGCGGCCGCGATGGCCTCCTCTATGGTGTTGACACTTGCGGATTTGGGGACGGGCTCACCGATCTTCATCATCGCCTCCTTGAACAGTTCCCTATCCTCGGACTTGGCGATCGCATCTGGCTGTGTCCCGATGAGGTGGCAGTGGAGCCTGTCAAGGGTCCCGTTCTCGGCGAGTTCGGAACAGATGTTCAGTCCGGTCTGTCCTCCCATTCCGGAGACGACACCGTCGACTCCCTCCTTCTCGATGATCTTTGCAACTGTCTCTGCGTTGAGAGGCTCGATGTAGACCGCATCCGCGGTCTCCGTGTCGGTCTGGATGGTGGCAGGGTTGGAGTTGACCAGGACGGTCTTGTAACCCTCCTCCCTCAGGGCACGGCAGGCCTGCGTTCCTGAGAAGTCGAACTCGGCGGCCTGACCGATGACGATGGGTCCTGAACCTATGACCAGGACCTTCTTGTAATCCTTTCTCATTGGGACACCCCCTTAATGACAGCGAGGAAGTCGTCGAAGAGGAACACCGTGTCGTCTGGACCTGGCTTCCCCTCCGGGTGGTACTCGTATCCGAAGATCGGGTACATCTTGTGCTTGAATCCCTCGATGACGTTGTCATTGAGGTTGGTCTGGGTCACCTCGAGTCCTGCAGCGTCGATGGATTCGGGATCGATGCAGAAGTCCTGTGACTGTGCGGTCATGCAGATCTGACCTTTGATCTTGACCGGCTGGTTGCAGCCGTGGTGGCCGAACTTCATGGGAAGGATCTTCGCGCCGCTTGCGAGGGCTACGATGTCGCACCCCAGGGCGATTCCCATGATCGGCATCTTTCCAAAGAGGGCCTTGACGGTATCCACGGTCTCCTTGAGCTCGTCGGAGCACGGGTTCCCGGGTCCGCTCGAGACTATGAGTCCCTTGGCGCCGGTGGCGAGGATATCCTCGGGTTTGGCGTTGTAAGGGAACCTGATGACGTTGAACCTGTCCGCGAGGACCTCGTAGAGCCCCATCCTGGTACCGCAGTCGATGACTGCGACGCAGACGTCCTTGTGGTTGTTGATCTTCTTGACGTCCTTGGGGGATACGCCGGAGACGGAGGTGTCGATGTCGATCCTCTTGAGTTCGGCGACGACGTTGTCGATATCTGCCCCTTTCCTCACGATCTTTCCCTTCATGGAACCGTTCTTGCGGATCTTCAGGGTGAGCTCGCGGGTGTCGACGCCTGTGAGTCCGACCGCACCCTTCTCGGCCATGAAATCGGCGAGGAGTCCGCCGTGGTAGTACGGCGAGGGCTCGGTGCAGAGCTCCTTGATCACAAGACCGTTGGCATGGATCTTGTCGGATTGGTTGAATTCATCAGCAATTCCGTAGTTTCCCACCAACGGGTAGGTCAGTACAATGATCTGCCCTTTGGATGCGGGATCCGTCAGAGTCTCCTGATATCCGTCGACTCCACCAGTTGAAAACACTACTTCCCCAGCTTTTTCGATGTTGGCACCGAAGAGCTGTCCATCAAATATGGTCCCGTCTTCAAGGACCAAGTAGCCTTCTGTCATCGAATAACAGTTCACCGAAGTACGGTATATAATTCCTTGTTCATCGCATTTACATACTATTTTTTGAGATGTCGGTTTTCAGACATATTAGGTATAACTGACAAAATCGACACTATTCTATAAGTCTAAAACATCCCCTGTTCATGCGCGTTCTGGGAGAGGATTTCTCATCAGGGGATGTGAGGCTCCAGGTCGAATCCGAGGAAGACCTCTGGCATCTCTTCAATGTGATAGAGGCAGGCGACCTTGTCACAGCATCCACGACCAGACGCGAGGAGAAGTCGGCAGACAAGATCCGTGCCGAGAAGATGGAGAAGAAGAGGATGACGCTGGGCATCCGCATCGAGAAGATCGACTTCTCCGACGAGGACCTGAGGCTGAAGCTCCTGGGAACCATCGAGACCGGACCACAGGACATAGGACAGCACCATACACTGATATTCGAGAACGGTGACAACCTCACACTCCACAAGGACAGATGGAGGACCACACAGATCGAGCGTATAAGGAGAGCCGTCACCGATTCCAAGAAACCGCGTATTATATTCGTGTCCCTGGACCAGGACGAGGCGACGATAGCCGTTCTGCGGCAGTTCGGGCTGAAGGAGATTACCACCATACGCTCGGGCAGGTCCGGGAAACAGTACGAGGAGAAACCTTCGGTGGACGGCTACCACGGGGAGATCTATTCGAAGCTCAAGCTCATCCTGGAGCCCAATATGCCGATAGTCCTTCTGGGGCCCGGGTTCGAGAAGGAGGACCTGGCAGAGGACCTGAAGAAGATAGACCCCAATGCGTTCGGGAAGCTCTACGTGTACCACACTGGACAATCCGGGATGGTCGGCATCAACGAACTGATGAAGGCCGGCATGGGGGCGGACATCCTCAGGGAATCGTCCGTCGGAGCGGAAATCGAGGCTGTGGAGCAGCTCATGACGGAGATAGCGAAGGACGGACTGGGCACATACGGTCCGGAGGAGGTCCGCAACGCCGCCATGTCCGGGGCGGTGGATAAACTGCTCATCCTGGACTCCAAGGTCCGCGAGAACGACCTGGACGACATCGTGCGCGCGGTCGAATCCCAGAAAGGCTCGATCATCATAGTGTCGAGTCAGCACGACGGCGGCAAGGAGTTGCAGGCCCTGGGCGGTCTCGGAGCACTCCTCCGCTACAAGATGTGAGCCCATCTGGCTCGATCATCCCTTTCCTTGTTTCATAAGATAATTGAAGATTCGGCGTGTAAACACCGTTATCATCTCAAAGGCTAGAGAGCGGCTCATCGCATTATAAACTGGGATAGTCTGTATGTAATCATGAATGTCGATTTGGCGATTAATTCGATACTCAGTGAGAAGAACGTTGCGAGCATCCTCGTGTACCTGTATGTCTTCGGACCCAAGACAAGGAGCGAGCTGTACAAGAGCGTGTCATCGAACCCCCGCATGCCTGTGAAGCTGCAGATGCTGTCCGACTACGGACTGATCAAGGAGGGCGACAAGAACTACGGGATGGTGAAGACCGTGGAACTCAGCGATATCGGAAAGAAGTACGCCGGTTACCTGTGCGACATGGAGAAGCTTCTGGGCGGCAGCCTGGAGGCTTACAAGTGGAACATCATCAGGACGAACGTCCAGAAGTCTGGGATCCACATCAAGTGACTTCACTCGTAGCTGCGCTTGTCGGTGACGTGCACGGCCTTGCCCTCGAACCTCGGCAGGGAACCCGGGAGGCAGAGCTTGACCTCAGCCTTGATGTTCAGTACGTCCTTGAGGCGCCTGGAGAGTTCGGATGACATCCTGTTCAGCTCCACCATGTCCTCGGTGAGGGACTCCTCGGTCAATTCGACCTCGACGAGCATGTTGTCCATGTAGTTCTCGTTGGTGAGCGTGAGGTGGTAGAACGGAGAGAGCCACGGGATCTCACCTATGACGCTCTCGATCTGACTGGGGAACACGTTGACTCCGCGGACAACGAGCATGTCGTCGGTCCTTCCGGAGATCCTCATGAGCCTAGGGTGCGTCCTTCCGCACTTGCATGGGGTCCAATCGATGGCCGAGATGTCACCGATCTTGTATCTAATGAGGGGGAAGGCCTCCTTCTGGAGCATGGTGATGACGATCGCCCCCCTCTCTCCCTCCTTGCAGGGCTGGTCGTTCTCGTCGAGGATCTCGACGTAGGCCAGATCTGCCCAGAGGTGGAGTCCGTTCTGCTCCACGCACTCGAGGAACATGGGGCCGTAGAACTCGCTGGCCCCGTAACAGTTGTAGGTCTTGATACCGGTACGCTCCTCAAGCTTCTTCCTCATGCTCTCGGACCAGGGCTCGCCTCCGGCGATACCCTTGCGGACCTTGGTGTCCTTCCTGATGTCGACACCCAACTGGTCGCAGACATCCGCGATGTGGAAGTAGTAGGAGGGGGTTCCCGCCAGAGCGGTCACCGGGAGGTCCTGCATTAGCTGGATCTGCCTGCTGGTATTGCCGGTGCTGATGGGGAGGACGGTTGCACCGATCCTCTCTGCACCGTAATGCACTCCGAGGCCTCCGGTGAAGAGACCGTATCCATGCATGTTCTGGAGCATGTCCTTCTTGGTCATCCCGAACGAGGTCATACCCCTTGCGAGCGCCTCGGTCCAGTTGTCGAGGTCCTTCTTGGTGTATCCGACGACGGTTGGCTTTCCTGTGGTACCGGAGGACACGTGGATCCTGACGAGGTCGTCATAGGGGACGACGAAGAGCTTATCTGGATAGTTGTCACGGAGGTCAGTCTTCTTCATGAAGGGGACTCTTCTGAAATCCTCGAAACTGTTGATGTCCTCGGGTTTGACCCCTGCGTCATCCATCCTCTTCCTGAAGAATTCGGACTTTCCGTACATCTCCTTGACCTTCTCCTTAAGGAGGCGGAGCTGCATCTTCTCGAGTTCCTCGCGGGGCATCGTTTCAAGTTCTTCGTTCCAGAAAGCCATTTCGAACACCAATGATGTGTGCTATCACATAGCACGGTTATTTCGTATATCTTGAAGCGCTATAAAAAGGGTTGTTAACGCGCGTGAATATGATAAGGGAAAAAGGGGTCGGGATGACCCCTGTATGATCCTCAAGGAAGGACGACAGAACCGGCGACCCTGAGCTTGCCGCCCTCTAGGTACATGATGATTGCCTTGTCACCGGGCTTGTGGATCATGTCGTCGTCGAGCTCGAATGTAACGTTGGCAGACCTGAAGTCATCGCCGTTGTCCACGGATGTGATCCTGCAGGGTACCATCTGCATCCAGTGGCCGATGTGGACGACCATGCCCTCCTTGAGAGGGGATGACCAGAACTTAACAAGGGAAACCTTCCCGGACACGGAGCGGCTCATCTTCACGGACGGGTCGGTGGTGACCACGAATCCCCTGTCCAGCTCATCCGACTCGATACCCCTGAGGGCGAGACCGACATGGTCCCCCTTGATACCGTCTGCGGCATCGATATCGTGCTTCTGGATGGACTTAAGGATGACCTCCTTCTTGGTGGGGAAGACGGTCATCTTGTCGTGGACCTTGAAATATCCGTCGATGACAGATCCGAGGACGACGGTCCCGACACCTTTGACGTTGAAATGGCTGTCCACGGGACAGGAACCACAGGTACCAGCGCCAGCCTCCTTGGACTGGGCCTTGGCCATGCCTATGAGCTCCTCCCTGAGCTTGATGGGGTCGTCCTCGCGGTACTCGTAGTGCTCCAGTGCCGTTCCGGACAGGAGCGGTGCCAGCTGTTCGGGCTGGATGTAGTTCTGGAGTACGACGAATCCCTTGTCGAGTCCGAGGGAGTCCGCCATGACGATGGTCTCGCCGAGGAATGAATCGATCTTGTCCACGACGAGAATCGCGAACTCGGACATCGCGACAGAGTAGAACAACGAGGAGAGCTTCTCCGGGAACTTGGAGGGCTCTATGAGCGTGAACGAGTCGTGCCCGTCCTTGTACTCGTAGAAGGTCATGTCGGTGACAGTGCCCTTCTTCCCGATCTTCCCTGCGTAGTCCTTTGCACCCAGTACTGCGATGTTGAGGTTTCCCATTTGATCAAATCTCCGAATCGGACACCAGCCTGATCTTCTCCGCGGCGATGACGCTCACGGCCTTCTCGGGGTCGTCGACCCTTATGAAGAAGATCGCCTTGTCCTTGTAGGAATAGGCGTATCCGTATTCGATGTTTATATTTGCCTTTCCGAGGGCGTCCGCAGCCTGGAAGAGAGCACCGGGCGTATCCTCGAGATAGACTCCGATGACATCCGTCTTCTTGACGATGATGCCTTTCTGCTTCAGGGCATCATAGGAAGCATCGGGGTCGTCGACGATGGTCCTGAGGATACCGAACTCCGTGGATTCGGCGAGATTGAATGCCCTCATGTTGACCTTGCATTCCTTGAGGACGGAAGATATGTAAGCGAGACGTCCGGGCTCGTTGTTGACGAATATCGATAGCTGCGTGATTATGTTGGACATTCAGATCACCCTGTTGTCAATTACCCTCTTGGCCTTCCCTTCGAACCTGGGCAGCTCTCCGGGCTCCTTGAGCTCCACTGTGACAGCGATATTGAGGTATTTCTTTAAAGCCGATTCGATGCGGCGCTTGAGGCTGAGCATCTCCTCCATGTTGTCGCTGAAGGCCTCCGGCTTGATCTCGATCTGGATCGTGAGGTTGTCGAGTGCCCCCTCCCTTGTCACGTAGATCATGTACTGGTCACCGACCTCGGGGATCTGCATGAGGGTGTACTCGATCTGACTGGGGAATACGTTGATTCCGCGGACGATGAGCATATCGTCCGACCTTCCGGTGATCCTTGCGATCCTGGGCGAGGTCCTTCCGCAGGGACACGGCGAATAGTCGATGGATGTGATGTCCTTGATGCGGTACCTGATGAGGGGGAATGCCTGCTTCTTTAGCATGGTGACGACGAGCTCTCCCCTGGATCCCTCGGGGAGGACCTCCTCCGTATCGGGGTCGATGACCTCGACGTACATGATGTCGGCAGGGATGTGGATACCGTTGTGGCACGGACAGTCCGTGAACATCGGTCCCGCCTGCTCGGAGGTACCATAGATGTCGAATGTCTCGATTCCGGTTGCATCCTCGATCTTCTTCTTCATTGACTCCGACCAGGGCTCCGCTCCGAGGAACGCAAGCCTGACCTTGGTGTCCTTCCTGAAGTCCACGCCCATCTTCTTGGCGACATCGATTAGATGAATGAAGTACGAAGGCGTGCATGCGATGGCGGTCACACCGAGATCCATCATCAGCTCGATCTGCCTCTCGGAGTTGCCTGTGCTGGCAGGGAGGACGGTGGCTCCGACCTTCTCTCCTCCGTAGTGGAGACCGAGACCTCCTGTGAACAGTCCGTATCCGTAACAGACCTGAAGGGTATCGTCCGGACCGAGTCCGGCGGATGTGAGCGATCTTGCGAGGGCGTCGCTCCAGTACTCCAGGTCATCCCTGGTGTATCCTACGAGGGTCGGCTTTCCGGTGGTTCCGGAGGATACATGATACCTGACGATCTGGTTGTTAGGTACGTTGAACATCTTGGTCGGGTAGTTGTCGCGGAGATCCTGCTTGTACATGAATGGGAGCTTAGAGATGTCCTCTATGCACTTGATATCCTCGGGCTTGACCCCCTTGGAATCCATCCTCTCGCGGTAGAACTGGTTGGTCTCGTATAGTCTCGTGACCTGCTCTTTCAGTTCCTCATACTGGATCTTCTTCAGTTCGTCCAGCGGCATGCATTCAATCTTCGGGTTCCAGAACATAGTATTCCCAACCTTCGTCCTATTGACACACCGACTATCTAACGATATATTATAAGTACTGCTCAAAAGAAGGTAAATTGGTAGGTGGTTACGAAATTCGTAAACAATGATAGCAATGACTCCTAACTCGGGAATGACCTACCTTCTGTTCACAGTAAAGCATTAATAATTTAGCTTTAACCTAAATTCAAAGGCTTCCGATACGTTACGATTAACAACACTCAGCATAATGTCCCGTCGTGAACAGCGTCTCCGAGGAATTGGGAATCTTCATCGACGGCGTAGGCTCGATGATCACAGATGTGGAGAACCATATAGCCACCAGGCAGAACGATTTCCGTTCCATGTGCTTCTACAACATCCACAACCGCGGAGTCCTCACAAGGGAGATAGTCACGCTTCTGGACAAGTCGGTCAGACCGTTCCAGGATGGTGATGCGGAGGACCAGGAGACAGAGAGAATCATCGTCGTGACCAGGGGGCTGTTCACCGATACCATGTCATCTATTGAGAAGGCCGCCAAGGACTGCCTCCCGGCCTATTGGATGAACGATATCAAGGACAAGGCCCTGGAGAAGAACACCTACCTCTACCTGAGGAACATAATCGCCGCCTCCGCCGAGAAGGGCCTGGTGTCCAAGGAGGAGCACAGGGATTGGGAGCTACTGTTCCTGATGAGGAATCTGGTACTCCACAACAACTCCGTCGCGGACCGCTCGATGATATTCGAGATGGACGACCTGAAGATCTCGATGCGCCCAGACAGGATGATGAAGGGTCCCACCGTAACATTCGTCAAGCTCTCCGAGAAGGCCGTAGAACTGTTCTATAACTGGCTGAAAGCCGTGAACGAGGCCTACAGGAGATGAAGCAGGAAGACCTTTGGAACGAACTCTATTCCCGCAACTCCGTCCAATGGAGAGGGAACACCGTCATCCCCATCCCTAACAAGGGGAAAGCCCTGGACCTTGGATGCGGCAACGGCAAGACTACATCGGTCCTGATCGACGAGGGCTATGAGACCACTGGTCTGGACTTTTCAAGCGTGGCCGTTGAGAGGTGCTGGGCACGCTTCCCCGAATCCGAATTCGTCGTGTCCTCAGTACTGGAGATGCCCTTCGGCGACGAGACCTTCGATTACGTTACTGCAGTCCACATCCTGGAGCATCTGGGACAAGATGATCTGATGACTGCCGCCAAGGAGATACGGAGAGTGCTGAGGAAGGACGGCTTCGTCTTCATACGCAGTTTCACGCCGGATGACATGCGCTCCAAGGACAGGGAAGGTTCAGACATCCGCTACATCTTCCATGGTCTGGAAGAGCTTCTGGAGGCCTTCTCCGGTTTCGACATCCTGGAATCGGGCATCCGCGAGGACAGGACCAGATTCGGTACCACCAGGTCACGCGTGGAGATCCTAGCGAGGAAGAAACGACTCCCAGCGTAAGTATAAAAGCAGGAAGTCAATCCCTCATCCATGAAATGCTCCAAGTGCGGCCACGACAATCCCGAAGATGCGCTGTTCTGCGAGGAATGCGATTGGAAACTGGGCGAGACATACGTCCCCGAGGTCAAGATCGACCGTTCCATAACATGCTATCTCGCCCTCGTCATCGGTATCGCCGCCATCGCATGCATGCTCCTGAACCTCAGTCTCTACTCGTTCATCGTCCTGGGTGCCATCGGCCTCATGGTGGGAGGCTACTCGTTCAGCGTACCGATGCTCCTCGGGAAGTCCAACAAGACCTTCCTGATGGCCATCAGCGCCGTGGGTCTCGGACTGAGCGTCATCTCTTTCATCTACGGAATCTACCTGCTCGCGTGATCCGATGGCAGTCTACCGCGGAAAGTACATCCTGGAGGGCCTAGACGAGATCACCCCGGAGATGGAACACAACCTGGACATCGCCTACGAGATCTGCCTCTCGTTCAAGGA of the methanogenic archaeon mixed culture ISO4-G1 genome contains:
- a CDS encoding coenzyme F390 synthetase, with product MAFWNEELETMPREELEKMQLRLLKEKVKEMYGKSEFFRKRMDDAGVKPEDINSFEDFRRVPFMKKTDLRDNYPDKLFVVPYDDLVRIHVSSGTTGKPTVVGYTKKDLDNWTEALARGMTSFGMTKKDMLQNMHGYGLFTGGLGVHYGAERIGATVLPISTGNTSRQIQLMQDLPVTALAGTPSYYFHIADVCDQLGVDIRKDTKVRKGIAGGEPWSESMRKKLEERTGIKTYNCYGASEFYGPMFLECVEQNGLHLWADLAYVEILDENDQPCKEGERGAIVITMLQKEAFPLIRYKIGDISAIDWTPCKCGRTHPRLMRISGRTDDMLVVRGVNVFPSQIESVIGEIPWLSPFYHLTLTNENYMDNMLVEVELTEESLTEDMVELNRMSSELSRRLKDVLNIKAEVKLCLPGSLPRFEGKAVHVTDKRSYE
- a CDS encoding SAM-dependent methlyltransferase, with translation MKQEDLWNELYSRNSVQWRGNTVIPIPNKGKALDLGCGNGKTTSVLIDEGYETTGLDFSSVAVERCWARFPESEFVVSSVLEMPFGDETFDYVTAVHILEHLGQDDLMTAAKEIRRVLRKDGFVFIRSFTPDDMRSKDREGSDIRYIFHGLEELLEAFSGFDILESGIREDRTRFGTTRSRVEILARKKRLPA
- a CDS encoding ACT domain-containing protein, whose translation is MSNIITQLSIFVNNEPGRLAYISSVLKECKVNMRAFNLAESTEFGILRTIVDDPDASYDALKQKGIIVKKTDVIGVYLEDTPGALFQAADALGKANINIEYGYAYSYKDKAIFFIRVDDPEKAVSVIAAEKIRLVSDSEI
- a CDS encoding coenzyme F390 synthetase, encoding MFWNPKIECMPLDELKKIQYEELKEQVTRLYETNQFYRERMDSKGVKPEDIKCIEDISKLPFMYKQDLRDNYPTKMFNVPNNQIVRYHVSSGTTGKPTLVGYTRDDLEYWSDALARSLTSAGLGPDDTLQVCYGYGLFTGGLGLHYGGEKVGATVLPASTGNSERQIELMMDLGVTAIACTPSYFIHLIDVAKKMGVDFRKDTKVRLAFLGAEPWSESMKKKIEDATGIETFDIYGTSEQAGPMFTDCPCHNGIHIPADIMYVEVIDPDTEEVLPEGSRGELVVTMLKKQAFPLIRYRIKDITSIDYSPCPCGRTSPRIARITGRSDDMLIVRGINVFPSQIEYTLMQIPEVGDQYMIYVTREGALDNLTIQIEIKPEAFSDNMEEMLSLKRRIESALKKYLNIAVTVELKEPGELPRFEGKAKRVIDNRVI
- a CDS encoding elongation factor Tu domain-containing protein, whose translation is MGNLNIAVLGAKDYAGKIGKKGTVTDMTFYEYKDGHDSFTLIEPSKFPEKLSSLFYSVAMSEFAILVVDKIDSFLGETIVMADSLGLDKGFVVLQNYIQPEQLAPLLSGTALEHYEYREDDPIKLREELIGMAKAQSKEAGAGTCGSCPVDSHFNVKGVGTVVLGSVIDGYFKVHDKMTVFPTKKEVILKSIQKHDIDAADGIKGDHVGLALRGIESDELDRGFVVTTDPSVKMSRSVSGKVSLVKFWSSPLKEGMVVHIGHWMQMVPCRITSVDNGDDFRSANVTFELDDDMIHKPGDKAIIMYLEGGKLRVAGSVVLP